From Piscirickettsia litoralis, the proteins below share one genomic window:
- a CDS encoding phage neck terminator protein produces the protein MNVNNLQTFLLNTLKENTNETLILGYQKNLRLDQFASLRYYNSKMVGQPNESPCDEGVQVTQLYELIFLIEALGPDSETRATQLASTFRLASQKNKLAGQGLKFFKCGHLQDATTFLSTDYNSRTRFTVHFYAQDVQIDATGFIEDYSLELIAENQEEKIISDDTINTGDNNGES, from the coding sequence GTGAACGTTAATAATCTTCAAACCTTCCTACTTAATACACTTAAGGAAAACACTAACGAAACCCTCATACTTGGCTATCAAAAAAACCTAAGACTCGATCAATTCGCCTCACTGCGTTATTACAATTCAAAAATGGTTGGCCAACCCAATGAATCCCCATGCGATGAAGGTGTGCAAGTCACACAACTGTATGAGCTCATATTTTTAATCGAAGCTTTAGGCCCAGATTCAGAAACACGAGCAACGCAACTGGCCTCAACTTTTCGACTGGCCAGCCAGAAAAATAAACTTGCTGGCCAAGGGCTGAAATTTTTTAAATGTGGCCATCTACAAGATGCAACAACGTTTTTATCAACTGATTACAACTCACGAACCAGATTTACCGTGCATTTCTACGCACAAGATGTACAAATCGACGCAACGGGCTTCATTGAGGATTACAGCCTAGAGCTGATTGCTGAAAACCAAGAAGAAAAAATAATCTCAGACGACACAATTAATACAGGAGATAATAATGGCGAGTCTTAA
- a CDS encoding DUF3383 family protein, with the protein MASLNSIINITVIDETGAVAQTGFGVPIFIATHSAWQDRIRFYTDLKSVAADGFESTSKAYLAAQSYFSQTPCPPKIAIGRKDAEDKTWSDTINAIAEVDDSWYAVATDDHTADSIVAVSDAVNAMTKIYGYSTNDPDAKDPTKTTDAFSQLKAKAAKRSFGLWSAGADSTFPECGWMGGQLPQQPGSITWAYKQINGSSVDAISSSAETALDQKYANYYKTIAGKNLTINGMVANGEFIDIIRGIDWLKARLQEEQFSLLANTPKIPFTDAGIAMIENACVSVLKEAQRLDVIDQYTIEVPKVADTLTNDRANRKLTNIKITVRMTGAIHEVDETLYVQV; encoded by the coding sequence ATGGCGAGTCTTAACTCGATTATTAATATTACAGTGATTGATGAAACGGGAGCAGTCGCACAAACCGGTTTCGGTGTGCCGATTTTCATCGCAACGCACAGCGCATGGCAAGATCGCATCCGCTTTTATACTGATTTAAAAAGTGTGGCCGCTGATGGCTTTGAGAGCACTTCTAAAGCTTATCTAGCCGCACAATCTTACTTCTCACAAACACCTTGCCCTCCTAAAATTGCGATAGGGCGCAAAGATGCAGAAGATAAAACGTGGTCTGATACAATCAACGCAATTGCTGAGGTCGATGATAGCTGGTACGCCGTTGCAACTGATGATCACACAGCAGACTCAATTGTCGCGGTGTCTGATGCCGTCAATGCCATGACTAAAATCTATGGTTATTCGACCAACGACCCTGATGCAAAAGACCCAACTAAAACAACAGACGCTTTTAGCCAGCTTAAAGCAAAAGCGGCTAAACGCTCTTTTGGTCTTTGGAGTGCTGGGGCAGATTCAACCTTTCCAGAATGCGGATGGATGGGCGGCCAGTTACCACAACAACCTGGCTCGATTACGTGGGCTTATAAGCAAATCAATGGCTCTAGTGTCGATGCTATTTCATCGAGTGCCGAAACAGCTCTAGATCAAAAATATGCGAACTACTACAAAACAATCGCAGGTAAAAATCTGACGATTAACGGCATGGTCGCCAATGGTGAATTTATTGATATTATTCGCGGCATCGATTGGCTCAAAGCGCGGCTGCAAGAAGAGCAATTTTCATTGCTGGCCAACACGCCAAAAATCCCATTTACCGATGCAGGCATCGCGATGATAGAAAATGCCTGTGTCAGTGTTCTAAAAGAAGCACAGCGCCTTGACGTTATCGACCAGTACACCATCGAAGTACCAAAAGTCGCCGACACACTCACGAATGACCGAGCAAACCGCAAACTAACCAACATCAAAATAACTGTACGCATGACGGGCGCAATTCACGAAGTTGATGAAACACTTTATGTCCAAGTCTAG